From one Pempheris klunzingeri isolate RE-2024b chromosome 5, fPemKlu1.hap1, whole genome shotgun sequence genomic stretch:
- the tnni1c gene encoding troponin I, skeletal, slow c: MPPPIAPKGEAKPKCKISASRKLSLKILLLARATEELEAEKAAREEEKVRYLGEKLPPLQLTGLGIDDMQNLCKQIHAKIDVVDEERYDCEAKVIKNHRDIHELNLKVQDLGGKFKKPALRKVRVSADEMMRALFGSRSKESVDLRANLKSVKKEDIKQEKELNMEVGDWRKNVEAMSGMEGRKKMFDA; this comes from the exons ATGCCACCACCCATTGCCCCCAAGGGAGAGGCAAAG CCCAAATGCAAGATTTCAGCCTCCCGCAAGCTATCATTGAAG ATCCTCTTGCTGGCTCGTGCGACGGAAGAACTGGAGGCAGAGAAGGCtgcaagagaggaggagaaagttcGTTATCTGGGAGAGAAGCTTCCACCACTGCAGCTCACTGGTTTAGGAATTGACGACATGCAG AATCTCTGTAAACAGATTCATGCAAAGATCGATGTAGTGGATGAGGAGCGCTATGACTGTGAGGCCAAAGTCATCAAGAACCACAGGGAT ATCCATGAATTGAATCTGAAGGTGCAAGACCTCGGAGGGAAGTTCAAGAAGCCAGCTCTGAGGAAGGTGAGAGTGTCAGCAGATGAGATGATGAGAGCTCTCTTTGGCTCCAGAAGCAAGGAGTCCGTGGACCTGAGGGCGAACCTCAAGTCTGTGAAGAAAGAGGACATAAAACAAGAGAAG GAGCTGAACATGGAGGTGGGTGACTGGCGTAAGAATGTGGAGGCCATGTCGGGTATGGAGGGCAGGAAGAAGATGTTTGATGCATAA